The sequence CGGAATTTAAATTAAGTTTTCAAGAGTGGACAAAGgtaccgggtggtggtggtggtggtggtggtggtggtggtggtggtgtggtggtgcacacgcctataatcccagcactcgggagcagaggcaggcagatctctgtgagttcgaggccagcctggtctacagagtgagttccaggaaagatgcaaagcttcacagagaaaccctgtctcgaaaaaccaaaaaaaaaaaaaaaaaaaaaaaaaaaatggacaaaagttTCAGTGTTGCTTTTTACTTGACAAGAGAAGAATGTTGATAGTTCCTGGAAAAGGTGGAAGGGAGGAGGCATGGATGGATACCCAAGAATAAAGTCACTGGGAGGTCAAAGGTGGAGTGCATTACAAAAAAGAATGGAGTGATCCTACAacccatttctctccttttcataAAGATTGTGTTCTTTCCTATAACTTGTGATAGCAAATGAGGTAAAGCTTCAGATGAGAAGTAATGCTTTCTATATAGTGACCAGCTAACAACTTAAGTAGGATAGAGAGGAAGTGGATGTGAAACTATtgctacacacatatacagtctTGATTCTAAGCAAATGACTGGAGGTGCTATGGACAAGAATGGATTCTCATCCTCAGTATCTACACAAAACTCTTAAAGGCCACTTTCATGAATAATGGGCCCTCAATCTTCAGTGTTAACATATTATGGCCTTGAATTGTAGGAGTTCCACTTTGAGGAGTTTTAGATTTAGGAAAtgctaaaaacaaaattaatatccTCCCAGGATATTTGAGCCATAAGGACAATGTTCACCACCTTCAGCCTGAGATATTGGCAAGCACTGTACATGTTTGCTTCTAGCATGTCACCAGTTAGCTGAGAGGCCCCCGGAAAACTGCTTAATACCAAAGACCCATGTTCTTAActttctgcctctgccaagtGGAAATAATAACAACACCACTTCAGAGGGCATGGTGAAGAATAAAGAGGATGCATGTGAACATCTAAAGTGGCACCTGGCATTCCCTGAGTGCAAAAGAAATGGTATTTGTCACTGCTGTCATCACATCATCACCAACAGGTGACTGCTTGGGTCCCCTGAGACTCCAGAATTCTACATATTGTAAGTTACTGTCTTTTTGGAAAACTCAGTGAAGGAGAGAGACTTTGAAATTGCTGAGGCCACAGAGAGCACAGAAGGCCGGATAGAAGAAGACTTCATTGGCATTTCCGAAGCAAAAGGGAAGTATAAGAGTACTCTGGCCTACACTCAGCAAGTTCTTTGCTAAACTACCCTTAAGACACAGGTGATGTTTGCATAGTCCTCTCACCACTTTGACTCACCAGGCCTCACTTTTCTCAGCTGTGCAATGGTAGAATAATTGTCAAGTTGTCATCAAATGTCATCTAGTCAATGTTTTTTGGATGTAGGAAGTTATAAAGAAACTGGGCTACCTTTAAAGTGCTTTATGTGGAATCACTGTAGCAAGGTCCCAATGTAACAAAACCAGGAAATCCTCCTTTTTGTGGCTTCTCTGTCTGCAGCGCTAGATTGTGGCTCAAGACATACATTTCTTCTATGCTTATTAGTAATTCCTACTACATTTTGTGGACAGGAGGAATATGTTGGAATGTACAGAAGCTAGATGCAGTCTCAAGCCTCACGCTTGCTTTTGATTTACCATGTCTGAGAAAGCAATTACAAACcccacatatttttttcttctttgccaaGCAATTTCACAGATGTTAAGGACCATagcttttctgcttcctcaggCTGTTGCATATCATGTGTCAGTGCTGCAGGGCTCCTTTTCCTGGACTGAAGCACATCGCAAAATATAGTTCCCTTCCCACAAAATGATGGTAGGAGcgagctgggaactaaacttcACCTTCTCAGTATAGCTCAGCTATACCCCACACATCCAATAAAATTATTGCTAAGCTTATAGCTCCTAGAGTGAGAGCCAGTCTTATTCAACTGGCCCCACAGTGAGATGTGTGTTAAGATTCAGTGaggctggctgtcttggaatgAGTCTGTAGATTTTTTCAGATCCCAGTTTCCCAAAGCTTTTGTCAAAACCAGCAAGGTTTTGCACATCATGCTTTCAACAACACAGAATGGATATTAGtgtgagggaaagaaaaggcaggaaaaataaACCGTCAGGAGTGGCCCCCTTCCTTACCCACCTTGTGATTCCGCCCATGCTTATCCAGCAGGGAGATGATGGACTTGATGTGGCCCTCTGCTATCAGGTTTAAGGCTTCTGGGCTTTCAATCAAGATGCAGTGCAAGACTTCCAAGATACCTGCATGGATGTCATGACAATCATTTGGCCATTCAGCAAGCTGCAGAACAGGCCAAACTCAGAAACCCAAGAGTAAAAGGAGCATCCTAAGGGGCCAGTGTACCATAGTTTGTTGATTCTACTAAACCTTCCCAGCCAAAAGAGAGGGGTAGTCATTTTTGGTAGATTCCAGGAGGCCCAAAGACATGCAGCCTGTAATTTAGAGGTGAGTTTAATTCAACACCAACTCAATCCTCCTTTTCCTAGACAGTAACATGCTCTTTGTCAAATAGAGGAAAGCAGCTGAAAAGTGGGATCCTTAAATTGACCGAACCAGACAGTACTTCATTTAAATACAGCTATGTAAGCGGTTGCCCAATTTACATACAGATTATAAAGATCATGCACGCAACTTAAAACTATTCTGACTTTAGCCTCAGAGT comes from Peromyscus leucopus breed LL Stock unplaced genomic scaffold, UCI_PerLeu_2.1 scaffold_352, whole genome shotgun sequence and encodes:
- the LOC119087222 gene encoding ryanodine receptor 3-like, producing MAWKEILNLLYKLLAALIRGNRNNCAQFSNNLDWLISKLDRLESSSGILEVLHCILIESPEALNLIAEGHIKSIISLLDKHGRNHKVGKEGGHS